ACCTCTTCTGAGGCAAAGCAGGGTAATTGACTGCTGAACTCAAGTTCGAGGTCTGTAATAAATCCGCTGACAAAATCTCCTGAGGATTCCACTTAAGGATGTGATGCAGAATAAACTACATACAGAGGATTACAAAACAGATCAGTGACACTGCTTGCCAGGCGTTTGTTTGTGTCACATCAAGGATGATCCAGTGATGCTAAATGGTATGTACAATTGAGATGGAGCACCAGTGTAAATAACATATGGAGGTTTTAGTGCATGAAcatgagagagatggagatttATATTATTTGTAGCAGCTTTGTTTATGTGAGCCAAAAACTTACCCAAAGTAATTAATTCTATCAGGTTTATGCTTTAAGACAAGGCAACTTAACTTGTAACTGTCAATTTTCAAGTTGGAATGACATCATTATTTACCTCTGCCTGTTCAACTTGTGAAGTGGAAAAAACATGGACGTCTCCATGTTCATcgtttgttagcaacaagctagccaactaactgtgatgagtgatgtacaTTTTCCTCTTCAAACAGTCAACTGTATAGTCAATGATTGAGATTTAAGAAACAAATatatctgtatgttgattgatctaaagcaaatacagCATAACTCATTTGAAGGTAAGAACTGTACCTCGTTTATTTCTGATGCTGtgtgcagccatgttgatttgagtTCACTCCATATACAGGGAAGGAACTTGTGGTTAAGAAGACTACCCCAAGTTGACAAGTTAGAAGTTGAGGAGggattttctttgtcttttacTGGTTGGGGGTTATGGTTAAGAATTCTTTAAATATGAAAGCAGAAGAGATTGATATATTAAAGCATTCTGTAAGTGGCAAGTAAAGCCGTGAAACACAGTGAAAGCTTAGGGTTTAAAACTCTGGGATACTGATTTTGCTACTGATTTCATGGTTGAGAGTTCAACTCCTGGCACAGCCAAGCTGACACTTTTGGCCAAGGCTCTTCAGCTCGATTATAAattgctttgaataaaagcatctaCCAAATtaatatatgcaaatataaGATGACATGGAGAAGGAACATGCTGGACATGAAATCAATTATGAAGGTCCATTACCAAGGATAGTTAGATGCTTCTAAAACagtttgtgagttcaaatcccagtactgccaatctgccactgctgggcaCTTAAACCTTGACTGCTCAGTTGCATGAATGAGATCGATGTAAGCCAatctggataagagtgtctgccaaatgtcataaatctAAATGTTATAAACAGTGACAAACAGTCATCATCACCAGCCTCTGTATATATCTTTCTCTTGAagataaaaaagacaaaaaaagctcCAAGTgtcacaacagaaaagcattcacctTATTGCAGGGAGATTGTGAGTTGTGAGAATCCCggcaatgccacagccatccatacCTGGGAGTCAAGAGAATAAAACTGCCTCCCCCCTCTTGTTGGGAAGGATGGCATACTCTGTCTTCCCTGTGagtcacagcaacactagccaatatgtctgtgagctcatgtacatGGAGTGATTTCCTccagtgtgttacgctgccctgtgccCTACATCTTCCTCAGatggtagctgtcatatgacaggggagagctggctggtgccAAAGTCTTCCATTCTGATGACTCCAGTGGAGAAAACActgagatttacaaatcattaacacttgagactccttccataaatgttaaataaaaatctcataaGAAATAGCTTcaacatatataatgtatagatttctttcttaaatatcaacatttgtttattataataaaatatgtttattatcaACTTCAGATTATGTGGaacatccaccatacaagtccctgtaaatgaactgttactatagaaaccataacatattagaatgagctcaTAATATAATGACATCATTTCAATTACAAGCAGAACTACTATCAGAGTCGAGCTGTTATATAGAAATTTATACACActatcagattggagaatttaacagtgctgtggtataatgatgTTTAACTGTGATTATTTAGAAGATATTCAGAGTTCATGGTCCAGTGTTTTGAAGATGAGGATGTTGTCTATTCATGATATGTGATGATGAACATACTATGCACCTGTCAGTTAAAGTTTTaagaacactgttgctaggtaACTTACCCATAAAACCCATAGATTTAGTATTGAGGTGTAATAACAATGTAATTTACAAGTAGATCTGAGAGAAATATTGATAGtcactgtgtttttattgtggTTCTTTTATCACTTGCCACTCATATAACCAAGCCTTTACATTGTCAGTATGAATGCCAAACATAAGATAGTTAATGACTAGCTAGCATGTAGTTGTTAAGTCTGTTATATTGAAAATATATGGTTATGAattacaaaaacacaagaaTTATATATTGCACTGGTAAATATAATGTATTGGTAaattaatcattataattacACTTACAATTCAATACAAAACAAATTTCCATGGGTAATTACTTACATCTGATGAACTCAGAACTATCATATTTTCAACAAGCAGTAAATTGCAAAGTAATGGGTTGTTCATGTGGAATTTCATTAACTCAGTGAACAGAATGTCCATTTTGAAGACATTAAACGAAAGAGCATGGATGTTCAAGCAGTCTATGGGTTTTAATCACAATAAAAGTTCAAGATGTCCTTTCAATAATTTAAATGGcataaatgtattcattaataaaattgacattactaagtgtttaatatttcaaaatactTTTCATTCAAACAATTGactattttttcattcattcattcattcattcattcattcattcactcattcattcgaTAACATTACCATTAACATTAATTctttagtaaccactttatcctagtcaggatTCTGGAGCCAATCTGGGGAACATTGGGCGCAAGGAGGGAGAGTTCACTCCAGATGGGATATTAGTCCTTTGCAAGTAACCTTGCACATACATattttcacactcattcacacctaggggcaatttatcatagccaatccacctatatgcatgtatttggacagtggtaggaaactggagaacccagaggaaacccactcaAACATTGGTGCAaatctgcacagacagtaacccaagctcaggatgaAACCACAGGCCCTGGAGTTGTAAGGTGACAATGCTGGGCATGCCACTGTTCCACACACGTTTGActttataaaaattatttatatctaTTCCAAATCATTTTATATAAGCAAAGCATGCATCAAGTTCCtcacattttgcacatttgtgTGAGTCCCTTATACAGTAGGTTGTGAGGTTTGTAGGTCACTGAATTCTGACCAGGCTTTAACCTGACCGTTGCTCTCACAGGTCTATAGCTCACTCCGCAGAGTCTAGGTGATTACTGATAGGTCTACTCTGGTTTCAGTTTCACCATTCACTACACAGATCAAGCTGTGGTACCTGAATGACCATGTTGACAGGACACTTTTCATTTGGAGCTCTGATTGTATCTGGGAGCTATAGATTTATTACTCCTACTccattgttttttggggttttttccccatAGATTTAAGATTTCATATGTCTTGTTAATTTATAGGTAAAAGGCAGTGAGTAAGAATGTCCAACACCTTAATTTGCTCATATGATATTTGCATTGTTTTCAATTATGTTCTTCTGACAGTTGGATTAATGGTGATCTTTCAGTGGCACGGAGCTAATAAGGATCTTGTATCACTGCCTTTAAATGCTGTTGAAGACAATACAAAAATCGTGCAGCTCTGCTTCCATAGTGTGGCCTCTGGGCAGGATTGGGTGTCACTCATCggttttttgttgctgtttccaGGATCGTCGTCATGACCAGTTTGGGGATTTGAGCCTGTGGGGTCAGGAACAGATTGCCAGTCCTATGTACACAGGCGTCTAAGACAGTTTGACCCAAAAAAACCTCCTCCAACAGAACTGTGTCTTTTTTCATTGCATGAAACAAGAGACTTTGTTGAAGTGCCTCCAGAGCAAGAGCCATCCAAGGAGCAACTCTTTCCACCAGACTACAACAAGGTAAGAGTATGACCTATACTGAATGCTATGATCATTGTGAATCCCACTCTGTTGTTTCGAGGCCATGGCTGCCCACTGGTTTTCCAGCTTAAAATGTGTTTGCTTTGATATGTCAtgcaaaatatgaaaatgattaatattctaaatggaaaaactaaaagcatatataattcatatatttttttgcacaaacagGATTATACCAGTGGATTATAGACCTAGGTGAAAAAACATCTCTAATAAGATCTGAATAAGCATTTCTTTTTCACAGGAGTCCCAGTGGGGTCAGCTCAAAGGGTTTTCATAGCGAAATCAATAATAAAGGTGGGAGCAAAATGGCATCAAATATTCACAGCAGAAGAGTGCCTGCAGTCATTAAAGGACATCGACACTTTAGTTACGGAGGAGCCACGTCACCTGAGTAAGCAGCTTCATGTTCTCAACAATGAAAAATAACAGGATTAGTGcaggttaataaataaaaacagtaatgttagtgtttgtaaatgtaatgtataaatatgtaagagaaaatttattaataatgataaaacaTTAAGTTAATGTTTTGAGTCTGACACACTCAGCTATATCAGATTTCctggcattgttttttttttttttttaatgttcaatTGCTTCTTTATATTGTGTTTCCAGGTCTATTACTGTAGAACAATACTATGACCTAACTCCATCCAAGAAAAGTAATGTTCGAGTCAACGATGAGATGTGGGTTAAGCTTTTTTCCTACCAATACTTTATATTTTTCTGAGCACTTTACAACCCCGattacaaaaaagttgggatgctgtgtaaaatgtaaatataaacagaatgcaatgatttgcaaatctcataaacccatctgttattcacaatagaacacagaaaacatataaaatatttaaactgaggaaatgtacaattttaaggaaaaaataaggtaatttttaatttgatggctgcaacaaaaaaagcggtgatttccattacagaatcgtgcctgtttttaatgcagtgccgcctgagggcccgaagatcatgggcatgcaatattaattttcacccttgtcccttgcgcacaagggaatcttttgatgatattatgggctgtagatgatgagatattcttttttttttttttttttttttttttacaattttatgttgaggaacattattctgaaattgttccgcaaattgtagatgcagtttttaacAGATGGGTGAAcatctgcccatctttacttccgaaagactctgcctctctaagatactctttttatacccaatcatgttactgacctgttgccaattaacatccagttatttctttttagtaacacttttccagccttttgttgcccttgtcccaacttttttgagacgtgttgcggccatctaattcaaaattactttattttttctcaaaatggtacatttcctcaatttaaacatttgatatgttttctgtgttctattgtgaataacatatgggtttatgagatttgcaaatcattgcattctgtttttatttacattttacacagtgtcccaacttttttggaattggggttgtacaatatGTTAACTGAGACTATAATCTCCTGTCTCCCTTTAGAATTCCCAAGCCAAGCGATATCAATGTTGGGTAAGAACATAAAAATGGTTTGTTTCCTCCGTTCTCAAGTTCTTGACAGTGTTCATAACATCTATATTATTTAACCAGGTTGCTAAGATTGCCTCACACCCCTCCTTCTCATCATGCTGGTGATGCAGTTGGTAAATGAGTTCAGCTGATTGTTCACTTGCTCTAACTGATATGAAGCTCAGCCTTTGTCTGTGTTCTTACAGTGAGAAACAAATTAAGGTCTCCATCCCGAGAAAACACCCATACCAGTCGCACATATCCCACTGTGCCATGTTCCCCACCTACCACTGCCCAGATGACCCAGACACAGGCATACGAGCCTCATCCAAACTCCCCATCAATCCTCTATTACCAGCCAATGCTCCACAGGTCACTCTGCTCAGCAAGACTAAAGGTCAGAGCACTTATGCCATTATGCCTTGATCAATGGACATAAGCCTACATGGTAGAACCTGGGTTGTCAGTAAAGTACTGtagattttacattaaaaaactgtaaaatatatttattttggattttaacacacaagcttcagatcTATAACTCAAAGCCTTAATTACTGAGTCAACACAACTAGCACTAACTAACTTGCCTTGATTCAACCACCTCCACCACTGAATTAACTCCACTAAAAGATTGCACTGAATGAATGCAAGCTAGGTGAAGTAGTTGCAaaggctcagtggttaaggctttgagtTACAGATTCGAAGGTTGTATCTTCCAAACTGTCatggttgggtccttgagcaagacccttaaccttaagctcagttgtatcctgcaTCATCCAAAAGAGCAAATGTACTGTGTACTCTGCAAAATctgcagtattttttatttttagaatgtaATGATTTATTCTGTAATCAGATACAACAAATGTTGCTTGtctttttaaagtaaatgtattattattaaacaacagGATGATTGCTGGATGGATGAAACATTTGAATAGCCTGCCAGTTCATCAGAACGATCTATAGTATAAAATGTCCACATTTCGCCATGTGAAGAATTTCCCAAGTCCACAACACAAATTATGTGTCTCTACTAATTGTGTAGTTACACACGCAACTATAATGTAACTACAGAGGatgttatattattttacacTTTGATTACATAGGAATGTAAAAAAGCATGTAAATAAGCATTTAGTTTTGACTTGTGCAAGTACACAAATGTATCTTGACATTttaaggccttatttttacataataGCTGTAACATGCTTACCCAAGAAAATCAAATTGATTAACACCAATCTGAATTTGATATTCTGCACAATACATATTACACAGGAATTGTTCACATATTTTAACATGCAACTTCTATATGAGGTTGCAGTTCATAGTAAGAGGACATTTCCTGAAAATCTTACTTGGAAATCAGCCatttatacaatttttaaaaacccaattATTTTCCTTGTTACATCTGAATCTTGGGGTGCAGTTCTAACTGTTAAGATAAACAGTTAATGTACATGTGCAGTTACATGAGATGTGCTACTGCAGTCCATCTGTAGAAGTGTGTAACATTCTCAGTAGTTACATTATAGTTGCATGTGTAGATCATGTGCAACTGCACATATATGAGAGACATTTCATATAAGTCGGGTCAAATAAGCCTGTGCATTGTTATTTCAGCATTAAGTAAAGAATtatgaaaaaatatgtacagatTTGGTTGTATACAGAAGAAACAGTAGACCGATGAGcacacataaaacatttttttttttttaattctgatcATGGAGAAATTTCTAGAACTAGCCACAAAGGCAAAACTATTatttaactgaaaatgcaacaataaaaatgacaagaaCAAGAATGTATGATAATGTTTACCCAGAATATTGATTTATATTAGTTATTGTGGTGAGAGATTTGATTTGTGCGGTTAAGCATTGTGTTTTATAAgctgtgtatgtttatttacatttgcatgtCAGGTGTTTATAAGTTAGGCCTACAGTAGTACACAGGTGTTTGAGCAAgtgtggcagagagagagagagagagagagagagagagagagagagagagagagatcttaaCGACATATGTAGTTTGCTTCTCATAGGTGCACCTTATCGTCATGAGCTACTTAATATTCCCATGGAAACCAGACGGAATGCTGCAACATGGCCAGGGCAAAATGGCTTCCATATTGTAAGTTTCATAACTGATGTCACAGCCCAAAACCTCCCACATCACTGTCAAGACCAAGCATCAAGCTAGATGATACTTATTTGATTAATTTCACAGTTTATTTagttgttgtatttatttgtacttgttttatttgtgtcaTTTACGGTATTTGCACCATTAATGTATTTCTTCTATTTCTGCTTATATAGAATACattgatgtatatattttatgtacagGTGATCATAAACTCATAATATAATTCAATATAAGTCAAAGCTGACGTTTAATAATTTAGTACATTTGAAACAAGAACTTAATTGTTCTTTGTCTTGGATCTATGTTCATACCAGCACTAATTTTACATTTAGCAGggttacatattttattatttggtgTGGATGACCAAGAAAAGCATGATAACAAGTATTACATTCATAATGATTTCCAATTATGTCTATCCAAATTCATTGTATTGTCCCACTTCTGAAGCCAATGCTATGAGATTCACTTTTTATGTATAAGTACAGCCTACAGCAGCAAACTACATCTCATTCATTCAAGAAATATATAGTATCTAAGATGCTTGTCTGTAACAGCCATTCTTGCTCTCTGACCCTTAGCATGTTAAACAAGTAAAGGGAGAGACTCAGGTGTTTTACCCCAAGGCTCCTAAAACGTTGTGTCCAAATCTGACTCTGCGAGACTGGAAAATCACGCTGCTGGAGCGGACTGCCAATGTGCTGCGCAACCTGGAGAAGTCCCAGTGGCTCACTTCATATCAGCTACACTACACAGGTTTAGTACAtttcataaaaaatacaaaGGTGTGATCAGATTACATATCGATAAACTGTACCAAGGGTTAAATTTTATCACCAAAAAAATGGGACCTCAATACTGCAGATGTTCCATGTACATGAGGCACTGCTATTCAACCATAAGTTCCTCACTGACTCATTGTGCTATTACAGGTGTTGGTGGGAGTGCATTCGGCTCTTTTATTTGCAGGGATGAGCGTTCCTTTCTTTCGGAACAATATAAGCAAGAAACCAGTCAGTCAGGGTTGTCTGCAGAATCATAAGTGGAAAGTCAGGCAGAACTAGCTGTTCAAATTTTAAGCTGCTTGATCATGCTGTTTAAACGATTCAGTAGCAAACGCACGCATCAGAGGAAGCCACTGTACTGTTATGCACCAAGGGAGATATTTATCATAGAGTTCACTGTGCTCTTTTTGGTTACAATAAGACAAAATGAAttacaaaaaaaggttttattttcatttattaccaCAATACAATAGATACAGATGTCCCACAATAAATGCATATGGAAATTAATATACCTGAAATGTTTGTATAAAATAAAGACGTAATAAAACGAAATGTTCTCAGTGGTAAATGTTATCAACATAGCAATGGACTAAATAGTGTTCTGGGCTCTCTTCCAGGCACTGGGCCCACTAACCCTATAAAACTGGATGACTTTAACGAGAAGACAATCGCCTTGATTACAGGAGAAATGAACCCTTACACAGCCCAGCTGGTAGGAAACACATATGAAGCACAATTTAGAAGCAGAAATTAGGTAAACGTGATGCTACTCCACCTTGTCCAGTGCTTGCTTTTCCATTTAACCGGTCAACCATCAAGTGTTTTCTTCTCTACTTTCAATCACTGTTTCCTCCCTCTGTTTCCTGACATGTGCTTTAATCATTGAGTAGTCTGAATGAACACTGAACCTGAACTTTGATATTTGTCTCAGAGGGAGCGATCGTATCCCGTTGTCCTGCCCGCTCGGCCTCTTGAAGGACGCAGGGCCAGCCTCCTGCATAACCAACATCGTCTGGTGAATCCATGCACTCCCTACTCACCTTCCTTTCCCCCAGAGCCTCCAGATGCAGGCATGgtttttacacaaacacatggaCCACTAGACACTATTGCTGAGAAGATCCCTTTTCTGGGCAATATGCAGCCTAAACCATATAGTGCAAGTCTTGAGGATGAGGTGTTCCAATCCAACCAGGTTAACGAATCAAGTCAAACATATCAGGTGGTATTTAACAAGGTATTTAACAACACAGCCTACATGTGTGACATGTGCTGTAAGAGAAATTGTGTCTGCAAGCTATCTGGGTCAGAAGGCAATAAACCACAAACAAGCATCAACAAACCTGCTTTGACAGTAAATGAGACAGAGAATACTAACTTAGAACCAGTTTTTGCACAACACATGATTCAGGCTGCGCTGCAGGAGAAGGAAATGAACCAGAGAGATTTGTCCAATAGCAGATCCCAGAACTATGTGGTAGAAAATAATCCTTTTGAGCATAAGTGCACAGCACCACCCAGTGCAGAGAAGACTGACAGGCATGTGCGCTTTGAACAAACAGTGAAAGATtctgaagaggaggagaaaatgaagCAGGGTTCTTGTACTATTCCCGCCATCTGTCCACGCTTCCCCAGAGGCAAGTTTGGGTATGGAGTAAAGAGAAGCAGCAGCGATTTGGGGTCTGATCTGCTGGAGCTTCAGAACTCTTTTAGCCAAACAAAGGCCCACAGAATCTTCCGTGAGTCCCTGCAGGATGCCACTGTAGACCTCAGGGACAACAATCACACTGGGAAAAAGCATTTCTTCTACGGCTTCAACTCTTACCATTTTCATAATTGAAAACCTAAAATAGAAATCTGCTGGAAAGTGGAATAAATGCTTGGGATGGTAGAACTGGTTAAAAGgtctgctaaatgccataaatgtaactTTGCACCATTAGTGGCTCTAGTGCATGTTAAATCCTAATTTTCTTCATTGTCATTTGTGTAAGTGTGagtttaaatataacttttgcCTCAAAAACGTCACAAATGATCTGCAGTGATTGCTATGCTAAAAATTAAGAATTGTGGTGCCTTTACAGCCAGCACTGTTACTTTACATGCATTCCTGATGACAGTTTTGTCAATCTGCAGTCCATTTCTGTAGGAAAGTGCTATGCTGATCTTAGCCATTCCGTGAACAATATTCTGCTTATTCCCACTTTTATTAAAGCACTTTCAAACTAGTGAAAGGCATAACTTGCTGCCTGTGTCCTTGAGAAGACAGCACATGCTTTTGTTCTGCCTTGCTTGAGCTTGAGGCATTTCAACAGGCTGAGCTGTACTCTGCAATGCTGAATGTTCCTATTCACATCCTCTTTGCATGCAGTCAAATTCATCTGTAGAAAATGAAAGCTATTTATTTGGTTATCTATTCTACTGAAAGACCTTCATGAAACATGGGGTAACTTTGGGAACATGGGAAACTTTCCATTAAGGCTGGACTAAGCTTTTGGTACCTAGTATTTGAAGTCAGATgtactatattttatttatttatttatgttaatttttgttgttgatttttttttctctactgcTTTACCAGTGCCTCTACaatgctatttttaaaaaatatatattaaaagcaAGGATAAATCAGAGGCTATGTTTACCCAGACTTATGTCATACTATAGTTACAATCCAACACATAAACAAAGACTGAGCTTgggtcacacacacatgtactcaGTATGAATTCTGAAAGTCTGCCATCGAACTGTTAAACATTGGTAgaaatatttgtcatttttgcatGATAgtctatttttttcctgtggtTGGTCATACACCCTCTGGGAAAACCTTTAAAGCAGCGGtattccttgagatctaccttcctacaggtttcatctccaaacaaaatcta
This Ictalurus furcatus strain D&B chromosome 1, Billie_1.0, whole genome shotgun sequence DNA region includes the following protein-coding sequences:
- the LOC128609500 gene encoding uncharacterized protein LOC128609500, producing MKQETLLKCLQSKSHPRSNSFHQTTTRSPSGVSSKGFHSEINNKGGSKMASNIHSRRVPAVIKGHRHFSYGGATSPESITVEQYYDLTPSKKSNVRVNDEIIPKPSDINVG